In Lathamus discolor isolate bLatDis1 chromosome 1, bLatDis1.hap1, whole genome shotgun sequence, the following are encoded in one genomic region:
- the LOC136007235 gene encoding sulfotransferase 6B1-like, with product MSNPSEAELIHMFKGIPFTTRSSPELLKSLDTFDAREDDVLLVSYPKSGTHWLAGVITKLYNTQVTLTSPIEFGDISKLEELNKLSSKRIIPTHLDYNMLPPNFKNKKCKMIYISRNPKDTAVSMYHYYRDNPNLPTIDTWTAFFDLFLKGDVVCGSWFDHFLSWEEHENDKNILFLFYEDMKKDLPKVVKDMSLFLGLNISDDDIQDICKKSSFSEMKRDTEKENSNPNHTVCALTSNRKLIFRKGTVGDWKNHFTPKQNRRFEEIFNEKMKFSKMAKSLTYEF from the exons ATGTCCAACCCTAGTGAGGCAGAACTCATTCACATGTTTAAGGGGATTCCCTTTACCACCAGGTCTTCTCCAGAACTTTTAAAATCCTTGGATACTTTTGATGCCAGAGAAGACGATGTCCTTTTGGTTTCCTATCCCAAGTCTG GCACTCACTGGCTTGCAGGAGTTATAACAAAGCTTTACAATACTCAAGTTACACTAACATCTCCCATTGAATTTGGAGACATTTCCAAACTAGAAGAGCTGAATAAACTCTCATCAAAGAGAATCATTCCAACTCACTTAGACTACAACATGTTACCTCCAAATTTTAAGAATAAGAAATGCAAG ATGATCTACATCAGCAGAAATCCAAAAGATACTGCAGTTTCCATGTATCATTACTACAGAGATAACCCAAACCTTCCCACTATAGACACCTGGACTGCTTTCTTTGATTTGTTCTTAAAAGGAGATG ttgtCTGTGGATCCTGGTTTGATCATTTCCTAAGCTGGGAAGAACATGAAAATGACAAAAACATCCTGTTTTTATTCTATGAAGACATGAAGAAG GATCTCCCTAAGGTTGTAAAGGACATGAGTTTGTTCTTGGGGTTAAACATCAGTGATGATGATATCCAGGACATCTGCAAGAAGTCCTCATTCTCAGAGATGAAAAGagacacagaaaaggagaacagCAATCCCAATCACACTGTTTGTGCACTGACATCCAACAGGAAGCTAATTTTCCGAAAAG GCACTGTTGGTGATTGGAAGAACCATTTCACTCCAAAACAGAATCGAAGGTTTGAGGAGatatttaatgagaaaatgaagttcagcaaaatgGCAAAAAGTCTCACCTACGAATTTTGA